The sequence AATGAAAAAATTTCTACTTACATTGTTAGCGACTAGTTTGCTCTTCACTGGCTGCTCAAGCGTTACAAAAGCAGGCGTTGTTGGTGCTGATCGTAAGCAATTTATGCTAGTCTCATCAGAAGCTATGGAGCAAAGCTCAGCCCAAGCCTACGTCAAGACGCTAACAGCTGCTAGAAGTAAAGGCGAGCTAAATGTTGATCCGATCCTTACAAAAAGAGTTCAAGATATCGCTAAAAGGCTTATCGCTCAAACTGGTATTTTTAGGGATGATGCTCTAAAATGGAAGTGGCAAGTAAATGTTATTAACGAAGATACGCTAAATGCTTGGTGTATGCCAGGGGGAAGGATAGTCGTTTATAGTGGCATCATAAAAAGGCTAAATTTAACAGATGCGCAGCTAGCAGCGGTCATGGGTCACGAGATTGCCCACGCGCTTAGAGAGCACAGCAGGGAGCAAGCAAGTGCTGATCAGATGAAAAGCATAGGTATCTTTGCAATAGCTACAGCTACTGGCCTTGGCGATCTTGGAGCTAATGCTCTAAATTTAGCTAGCGAATACACCATATCTCTACCGTTTTCTCGCTCGCATGAGACCGAGGCTGATCACATCGGTACTGAGCTAATGGCAAGAGCTGGATACGATCCAAAAGAAGCGGTCGAAGTCTGGGTAAAAATGAGCAAGATGAGTGGCGGAAAGGTGCCTGAAATTTTAAGCACTCACCCATCAAATGAGAGCAGGATCAAGGACTTAAAAGAGATCGCAGCAAAGCTTGAGCCGATCTATCAAGCAGCCAAAAAATGCTAGGCTTCAAAAAAATTTGAGCGATCTTGATGGTTGCTCAAAATTTATAACTAGTACATTTTAAAAAACTACGACTGCTGATATTCGGCTAGTTAGCAAGGGTCTTGGTTTAAAGCCAATAATAACTCTCGCCAAATCTTTCTCTATAAAGAAAATGATAAAATTTTAGGCTACTGCTTACTGAGTGACTTTAATCCAAAAGTCGCTTACGATATAAGCGTAGAGATAAGCATCTATGTCGCTAAAAAGGCTCTTAAATGGGGTATCGGCAAACAGCTTTTAGCCCACAGCCTAAATGAAACTAGAGAGCTAAATTTAAAGAATATCATCACTTTAATATTTATTGAGAATAAAGCAAGTCCTAGGATATTTTTAAAATTTGGCTTTGAAAAATGGGGCGAACTGCCTGGCGTTTGCATGATGGACGGCGAGTATAAAGATGTCGTTATCTTGGGACTAAAGCTCTAAAAGCCAAGCATTAAGCAAATAAAGATATAATCACCTTCATCTTGGGTAGATGTCCGAGCGGTTTAAGGAGCACGCCTGGAACGCGTGTGTGGGGCAACTCACCGAGAGTTCGAATCTCTCTCTACCCGCCACCATATTAAGAAACACACAGAATTAATAAGCAAGTTACAGCAATAAAATCTCGATTTTAACAATAATTTAAAGCATTATCTCATAAACTTACGGCAATAAAAAGAAATAAAAAGCAAGTAATAGCAAAGACTTTTTAGCTGACTTTTGGCTGATTGCCTTTAAAAAAGTAGCTAAAAAAATAAAAATAGTCAGCCAAAGGGGTATAAAACGCCTAAACTATCACGCCAACTCACGATCACGCAGTTTAAAAATCTCAAAGCAAAAGAGAAGCCATATTTTGTCAGCGACGGCGATAATCTGCTAATTAAAATAATGCCAAACGGCACAAAATTTTTCATATATGAGTTTCGAGAAAATAGCAAGCGCCACCGCCTAACACTGGGTAAATATGATGAAATGAGCCTAAGCGAGGCAAGAGATAAAAGAAGTGAGCTAAGATTAAAACTCAATCAAGGCGAGAGCCTAACACAAACAGTAGAAAAAACAAAATTTAAAGCAGTATTTGAAGCGTGGTATAAAACAAAAAGTAAGTTGAGTGAGAAGCAGCAGTTTTGGATGAAAAGGCGGTTTGAGACGTTGTTATTGCCAAAACTTGGCGAAATGGACATAAAGGAGATAAGCAGAAAAGACATAATATTTGCCATTAGCCCACTACTAGAGGATGAAAAACTAGAAACAGCCGATAGAGTGCTAAGCATATTAAACGGCTTTTTCAAATATGCTCTATTGCACGAGTATGTAGATCACAACATAATAGCGGATATTGACAAAAAAACTCTACTAGGGCGTAGAGAAGTGAAACATTTTGCATACTTAAAAAATGATGATGAGATAAGAGCCGTATTAATGGCGATAAGAGATTATTTTGGAGACATAAGAGTAAAAACGTGTGCGATATTTCAACTATATACCGCAGTAAGAGGGCAAA comes from Campylobacter concisus and encodes:
- a CDS encoding tyrosine-type recombinase/integrase, whose protein sequence is MTQFKNLKAKEKPYFVSDGDNLLIKIMPNGTKFFIYEFRENSKRHRLTLGKYDEMSLSEARDKRSELRLKLNQGESLTQTVEKTKFKAVFEAWYKTKSKLSEKQQFWMKRRFETLLLPKLGEMDIKEISRKDIIFAISPLLEDEKLETADRVLSILNGFFKYALLHEYVDHNIIADIDKKTLLGRREVKHFAYLKNDDEIRAVLMAIRDYFGDIRVKTCAIFQLYTAVRGQNARNAKWSQIDFENCLWRIPADEMKMAKPHEVFLSKSVINLLKTYRECLPLKSELIFPSIKSNISPLSDNTIRIMLRNLGFNKDMVTPHGFRATFSTIANENIDKHGCNSDVIELCLAHVESNKVKDAYNHAKNLKARAKLMQWWSDYLDNLGGFA
- a CDS encoding M48 family metallopeptidase, translated to MKKFLLTLLATSLLFTGCSSVTKAGVVGADRKQFMLVSSEAMEQSSAQAYVKTLTAARSKGELNVDPILTKRVQDIAKRLIAQTGIFRDDALKWKWQVNVINEDTLNAWCMPGGRIVVYSGIIKRLNLTDAQLAAVMGHEIAHALREHSREQASADQMKSIGIFAIATATGLGDLGANALNLASEYTISLPFSRSHETEADHIGTELMARAGYDPKEAVEVWVKMSKMSGGKVPEILSTHPSNESRIKDLKEIAAKLEPIYQAAKKC